A segment of the Kiritimatiellia bacterium genome:
ACCTGCTCAAGATGGCCGACAGCTATGGGCTCCAGGACCTCGGCGCCCTCCGCAAGCACGAGCTGATCTTCGAGATCCTCAAGGCCAACGGCCGCCTCAACGGCGCCATGTATGGCCGCGGCGTGCTGGAAATCCTGCCCGACGGCTTCGGCTTCCTGCGCTCGCCGAACTACAACTACCTGCCGTGTCCCGAGGACATCTACGTCTCGCCCTCCCAGATCCGCCGTTTCGCCCTGCGCACCGGCGACCTGGTGGACGGCGAGATCCGCGCCCCGAAGGACAAGGAGCGCTTCTTCGCGCTCCTCAAGGTCGACCGCATCAACGAGACCGACCCGGAAGCCCAGCGGCACAAGGTCCCGTTCGAGAACCTGACGCCGCTCTTCCCGGACCGGCGCTTTGTGCTCGAGACGACGAAGGAGGAGGTCTCCATGCGGGTCCTGGATCTGCTGACCCCGATCGGCATGGGCCAGCGCGGCCTCATCGTCGCGCCGCCCCGGACCGGCAAGACCGTCCTGCTCCAGAAGATCGCGAACAGCATCACGGCCAACAATCCCAAGGCCAAGCTCATCGTCCTGCTGATCGACGAGCGGCCCGAGGAAGTGACGGACATGGAACGCAACACGAAGGCCGAGGTGTTGAGCTCCACGTTCGACGAGCCGCCCGAGCGGCACGTCCAGGTGGCCGAGATCGTCATCGAGATGGCCAAGCGCATGGTCGAGTGCGGCCGGGACGTGGTGATCCTGCTCGACAGCATCACCCGCCTCGCGCGCGCCTACAACACCCTGCAGCCGCACAGCGGGAAGATCCTCTCCGGTGGCGTGGACGCCAACGCCCTGCACAAGCCCAAGCGCTTCTTCGGCGCGGCCCGGAACATCGAGGGCGGCGGGAGCCTGACCATCGTGGCGACGGCCCTGGTGGACACGGGCAGCCGCATGGACGAGGTGATCTTCGAGGAGTTCAAGGGCACCGGCAACATGGAGCTGGGCCTGGACCGGCACCTCGTGGACAAGCGCATCTTCCCGGCCATCAACATCGAGAAGTCCGGGACGCGCAAGGAGGAGCTCCTGCTGCACCCGGACGAGCTGCAGAAGATATGGCTCATGCGCAAGGCGCTCAACGGCGTCCCGCCCGTCGAGGCCATGGAGTTGCTGGTCAACCGCCTGAAGAAGACCGGCAGCAACGCGGAGTTCCTCCTGACCGTGCAGGGGTAGCCGGATGAGCTTCGCGGGGGAGAGCGCGCCGGGTGCGTGGAGCCGTCCTTCGGGCCGGCACCTGCCCGCGGCCGCGGCGGCCGTGCTCCTTTCGCTGGCGGCGCACTGGGCGGCCTGGGAGCGCGCCCCCGCGTTGCCCATCGGCACCCTGGCGCGCGTGCGGGACGAGGTGCGCTTCCCCTCCCTGCGGTTGAACGAGGTGCGGCCGACGCCGACGGAGCCGCTCCAGCGGCCCGCCCGGTTCCGGCCCGAGGATCCGGGCCGACAGGCCGACCTGGCCGCGGAGACCGCGGACTGGGCCGAGCAGGTCCGCGAGGCGCTGCCCCCGTCGCCGGATCTCTCCGGGGTCAAGCTGGCCGGCGAATCGGCCGCCCTGGCGGAACCCGCGGCGCCCCCGGCCCGGGAACGCTGGGAGCCCCGCCAGGAAATCCTCCAGGTCGAGGAACAGCTGTACGCCGAGGAGATCAGCGCCCTGCCGCGGCGCTATGCGCCCGCCGCGCCCCGGGTCGCGCGTGCGCCGGATATCGTCGCACCCGCGCCCGCGGAGTGGGCGGCCTCCGCCGCCGCCGACGCCGCGCCGGCTGCGGGATCCGGCGGGACCGGGGACTGGCTGCGCCAGCTCCCGGATCCGGCCCTGGCGCCGGCCGCGGATCTGCCGCCGGGTCCCGGCCTCCCGGCCGCCGTCACGGAGGAGTCCGCCTTGATGGACGAGAAGCTCCCCGAGGTGACGGAGCTCAAGCCGGTGGAGCGGATGCTCGCCATCGAGGTCCGGACCTTCCAGCCGCCGGACGAGCCGGAGTCCGGTTTCTTCGAGCTGCGCATCCGGCGCGAGGGGGAGACCCTGCTGCCCGTGCTGCCGAAGGACGTCCTGCTGATCCAGGACTGCTCCGAGAGCATGACCCAGGCCAAGCTCAACCATTGCAAGGAAGGACTGCAGCGGTGGGTCGCGCAGGTGGATCCGGCCGACCGGTTCGACCTGCTCTCCTTCCGCGATACCACCGAGCGCCTGTTCGGAACCTGGACGCCGCTCACGACGGTCAACCGGTCCATCGCGGCCGGGTACATCGAGCGGCTCGTGGCGCGCGGGCGGACCGACGTGTACGCGTCGCTCGAGCAAGTCCTGGCGCTGGAGAAGGACGCCGCGCGGCCCGTCGTCGCGGTCCTCGTCACGGACGGGCGTCCGACGATGGGCATGGTGGACAGCTCGGACATCATCGAGGCCTTCACGCGGGCCAGCGCGGGCTCGGTGTCGATGTTCTGCGTGGGCGGAGGCGCCCGGGTGAACCGGTTCCTGCTGGACCTGCTGGGCTACAAGAACCGGGGCGATTCGCTCGTGGTCGAGGACAGCCGGAACATCCCCGACGCCGTGCAGGAGCTGGCGCGCCAGGTCAGCCGGCCCGTGCTGACCGACCTCTCGTACCGGTTTTCCGGCGTGCCCGAGGAGGACGTCTTTCCGCGGACCCTGACGCACCTGTACT
Coding sequences within it:
- the rho gene encoding transcription termination factor Rho; amino-acid sequence: MPPPPPAPPVANGNVAEPAAAANGAPPPPPVQGAGRTLHLFDLQVQSVPDLLKMADSYGLQDLGALRKHELIFEILKANGRLNGAMYGRGVLEILPDGFGFLRSPNYNYLPCPEDIYVSPSQIRRFALRTGDLVDGEIRAPKDKERFFALLKVDRINETDPEAQRHKVPFENLTPLFPDRRFVLETTKEEVSMRVLDLLTPIGMGQRGLIVAPPRTGKTVLLQKIANSITANNPKAKLIVLLIDERPEEVTDMERNTKAEVLSSTFDEPPERHVQVAEIVIEMAKRMVECGRDVVILLDSITRLARAYNTLQPHSGKILSGGVDANALHKPKRFFGAARNIEGGGSLTIVATALVDTGSRMDEVIFEEFKGTGNMELGLDRHLVDKRIFPAINIEKSGTRKEELLLHPDELQKIWLMRKALNGVPPVEAMELLVNRLKKTGSNAEFLLTVQG
- a CDS encoding VWA domain-containing protein, whose product is MSFAGESAPGAWSRPSGRHLPAAAAAVLLSLAAHWAAWERAPALPIGTLARVRDEVRFPSLRLNEVRPTPTEPLQRPARFRPEDPGRQADLAAETADWAEQVREALPPSPDLSGVKLAGESAALAEPAAPPARERWEPRQEILQVEEQLYAEEISALPRRYAPAAPRVARAPDIVAPAPAEWAASAAADAAPAAGSGGTGDWLRQLPDPALAPAADLPPGPGLPAAVTEESALMDEKLPEVTELKPVERMLAIEVRTFQPPDEPESGFFELRIRREGETLLPVLPKDVLLIQDCSESMTQAKLNHCKEGLQRWVAQVDPADRFDLLSFRDTTERLFGTWTPLTTVNRSIAAGYIERLVARGRTDVYASLEQVLALEKDAARPVVAVLVTDGRPTMGMVDSSDIIEAFTRASAGSVSMFCVGGGARVNRFLLDLLGYKNRGDSLVVEDSRNIPDAVQELARQVSRPVLTDLSYRFSGVPEEDVFPRTLTHLYLDRPLVIYGRYPAGTPRVVFQIVGQARGQRADLVFEWDWTQVQPGDESLRTTWAWQRIYHLIGEHVREPSQETLNAIHALANRYGLIVPYGTDIPTR